Proteins from one Pleuronectes platessa chromosome 16, fPlePla1.1, whole genome shotgun sequence genomic window:
- the nkiras2 gene encoding NF-kappa-B inhibitor-interacting Ras-like protein 2 — protein sequence MGKSCKVVVCGQGAVGKTAVLEQLLYANHVAGSEPMETLEDIYIGSVETDRGTREQVRFYDTRGLREGMEFPRHYYSFADGFVLVYSIDSKESFKRMEALKKDIDRQRDKKEVTIVVLGNKLDKQEERRVDSNMAQNWAKNEKVRLWEVSVVDRRTLIEPFVYLASKMTQPQSKSTFPLSRNKNKGSGSTDS from the exons ATGGGTAAAAGCTGCAAGGTGGTGGTTTGTGGACAGGGTGCAGTGGGGAAAACGGCTGTTTTGGAGCAGCTGCTGTATGCCAACCATGTTGCAG GTTCCGAGCCCATGGAGACTCTGGAGGACATCTACATCGGTTCTGTAGAGACGGACCGTGGTACACGAGAGCAGGTGCGCTTCTACGACACCCGCGGACTGCGGGAGGGGATGGAGTTCCCTCGACATTACTACAGTTTCGCAGATGGTTTCGTACTTGTGTACAGCATCGACAGTAAAGAGTCATTTAAGCGAATGGAGGCGCTAAAAAAGGACATAGACCGTCAAAGAGACAAGAAAGAG GTGACCATTGTTGTGCTGGGTAACAAGCTGGACAAGCAGGAGGAAAGAAGAGTCGACTCCAACATGGCCCAGAACTGGGCAAAGAATGAGAAGGTCCGTCTGTGGGAGGTGTCGGTGGTGGACAGACGCACGCTGATAGAGCCCTTCGTCTACCTGGCCAGCAAAATGACCCAGCCACAGAGCAAGTCCACCTTCCCTCTCAGCCGCAACAAGAACAAGGGAAGTGGTTCTACAGATAGTTAA
- the dnajc7 gene encoding dnaJ homolog subfamily C member 7, with protein sequence MWRRPLSVHGKMATETCDAVNMDPDMDLLSDEELEREAEGFKEQGNAFYIKKDYAEAYNYYTKAIDMCPKNASYYGNRAATLMMLCRYREALEDSQQAVRLDNSFMKGHLREGKCHLSLGNAMAASRCFQRVLELEPDNGQCQQEVKIAESILEYERMAEIGFDKRDFRMVVFCMDRALESASACHRFKILKAECLALLGRYPEAQSVASDILRMDSTNADALYVRGLCLYYEDCIEKAVQFFVQALRMAPDHDKARLACRDAKALKAKKEEGNKAFKEGSFEAAYELYSAALTIDPNNIKTNAKLYCNRATVGSKLKKLDQAIEDCTKAIKLDETYIKAYLRRAQCYMDTEQYEEAVRDYEKVYQTEKTKEHKHLLKNAQLELKKSKRKDYYKVLAVDKNATEEEIKKAYRKRALLHHPDRHSSASPEVQKEEEKKFKEVGEAFSVLSDPKKKSRYDSGQDLEDDGGNMGDFDANNIFKAFFGGPGGFSFEASGPGNFFFQFG encoded by the exons ATGTGGCGCCGCCCCCTCTCCGTCCACGGCAAAATGGCGACGGAGACCTGTGATGCTGTGAACATGGACCCCGACATGGACCTGCTCAGCGACGAGGAACTAGAGAG GGAAGCCGAGGGCTTCAAGGAGCAAGGCAATGCCTTCTACATCAAAAAGGATTATGCTGAAGCCTACAATTATTACACCAAGGCAATAG ACATGTGTCCAAAGAATGCGAGTTACTACGGAAACCGGGCTGCCACATTAATGATGTTGTGCCGGTATAGAGAGGCTTTAGAGGACTCCCAGCAAGCAGTGCGACTAGATAACTCCTTCATGAAG GGCCATCTGCGAGAGGGCAAGTGCCACCTGTCTCTTGGCAATGCCATGGCTGCCAGCCGCTGTTTCCAGAGGGTTCTGGAGCTGGAGCCCGATAACGGCCAGTGCCAGCAGGAG GTGAAGATTGCAGAATCCATCCTTGAATATGAGAGAATGGCAGAGATTGGATTTGACAAGCGGGACTTCAGAATG gttgtctttTGCATGGACCGTGCCTTGGAGTCTGCCTCAGCCTGTCACAGGTTCAAGATACTGAAGGCAGAGTGCTTAGCCCTGCTCGGCCGCTACCCAGAGGCTCAGTCTGTAGCCAG TGACATCCTGCGAATGGACTCCACTAATGCGGATGCCCTTTACGTCCGTGGTCTTTGTCTCTACTATGAAGACTGCATTGAGAAGGCCGTCCAGTTCTTCGTACAGGCTCTGCGTATGGCTCCTGACCACGATAAGGCCCGGCTCGCGTGCAGA GATGCCAAAGCACTAAAAGCCAAGAAGGAGGAAGGGAACAAGGCGTTCAAGGAGGGGAGCTTTGAGGCGGCCTATGAGCTGTACTCTGCGGCACTAACGATAGACCCCAACAACATCAAGACTAATGCCAAGTTGTACTGTAATAGGGCCACTGTTGGATCTAAG cTGAAGAAACTAGATCAGGCCATCGAAGACTGCACCAAGGCCATTAAACTGGATGAGACCTACATCAAGGCCTATTTAAGGAGAGCACAGTG CTACATGGACACAGAGCAGTATGAAGAGGCAGTGCGAGACTATGAGAAAGTTTAccagacagaaaaaacaaaag AACACAAGCACCTCCTGAAAAACGCGCAGCTGGAGTTGAAGAAAAGCAAGCGAAAAGATTACTACAAAGTGCTCGCGGTGGATAAGAACGCCACGGAAGAAGAGATCAAGAAAGCTTACCGCAAACGGGCCCTTTTACATCACCCAG ACCGCCACAGCAGCGCAAGTCCTGAGGtgcagaaagaagaggaaaagaaattcAAGGAGGTGGGCGAGGCTTTCAGCGTGCTTTCAGACCCGAAGAAGAAATCTCGCTACGACAGCGGTCAGGATCTGGAGGACGACGGCGGGAACATGGGAG attTTGATGCCAACAACATTTTCAAGGCTTTTTTTGGAGGTCCAGGCGGTTTTAGTTTTGAAG CGTCTGGACCAGGAAATTTCTTCTTCCAGTTTGGTTAA
- the odad4 gene encoding outer dynein arm-docking complex subunit 4 isoform X1: protein MSETEGDAKAPKSRGVFCDLMDLGNVLCRRGDWEKAAESFTTALTLRPDEKNGLVCRSRCYLHMGQFENALRDSEASLNDDKTFCEGLYQKAEALYHMGELEFALVFYHRGQKLRPQMQEFRLGIQKAQDDIVTCINSNTSVKLKMNEDASFLQKDEEKAQPSTSIQPLTEENKDQSQKTLVSEKVTRQLFGEFYSDKKYLENLLKDDGLVKSKTKGGENLQDVIRTYLKYLDTCTDHFNRKKPGKREKQSKPKCSKQRPGAPREPARFLLKSLDDIDAELTSGNAEGSLKKAKEVMEEVQRWSEKVVPDKKEVLGSLHSCIGNALIELGDMDNALEHHQKDLELAVKCNHQEAMSRALDNIGRIYAQIGDFTKAIEFWEKKIPLLRHGVEKTWLFHEIGRCYLELGLHKEARDYGVRSLAAADEIADDKWHINANVLVAQSEMKLGNIESCVASFERALTHAKLQEDHFLTNAIQKVPALLFSASISKSSESHFK, encoded by the exons ATgtcagagacggagggagacgCCAAAGCCCCAAAATCCAGGGGGGTGTTTTGTGATTTAATGGATTTAGGGAATGTGCTGTGCCGCAGAGGAGACTGGGAAAAGGCTGCAGAGAGCTTCACAACG GCGCTGACTCTGAGGCCTGATGAGAAGAACGGCCTTGTCTGTCGGTCCAGATGTTACCTGCACATGGGGCAGTTTGAAAACGCTCTAAGAGATTCAGAAGCTTCACTCAACGACGACAAGACATTTTGTGAG GGACTCTACCAGAAGGCAGAGGCTTTGTACCACATGGGAGAACTTGAATTTGCGCTGGTGTTTTACCACCGAGGACAAAAGCTGCGTCCACAGATGCAGGAGTTCAGACTGGGTATCCAAAAAGCACAGGACGATATAGTTACCTGTATTAACA GCAACACCTCtgtaaaactgaaaatgaatgaagacGCATCATTTCTTCAAAAAGATGAGGAG AAGGCCCAGCCAAGCACTTCTATTCAGCCCCTGACTGAGGAGAATAAAGACCAGTCCCAGAAAACTCTTGTGAGTGAGAAGGTGACCAGGCAGCTGTTCGGAGAGTTTTACAGTGACAAGAAATATCTGGAAAACCTGCTGAAAGATGACG GCTTGGTAAAGAGCAAGACGAAGGGTGGGGAGAACCTGCAGGACGTCATTCGGACCTACCTGAAATATCTGGACACTTGCACCGACCACTTTAACCGGAAGAAACCTGGGAAACGGGAAAAGCAGAGTAAACCAAAATGTAGCAAGCAGCGTCCTGGAGCTCCCCGTGAACCGGCTCGCTTTCTGCTGAAGAGCCTGGATGACATTGATGCAG AGTTGACCTCTGGAAATGCGGAGGGTAGTCTCAAGAAGGCAAAAGAAGTcatggaggaggtgcagagatGGTCCGAGAAAGTGGTACCCGACAAGAAAGAGGTTTTGGGCAGCCTGCACAGTTGCATTGGGAACGCCTTGATCGAGCTTGGAGATATGGACAACGCCTTAGAACATCATCAAAAAGACTTGGAGTTGGCTGTGAAGTG CAACCACCAGGAGGCAATGTCCCGGGCACTGGACAACATTGGCAGAATCTATGCCCAAATTGGAGACTTCACAAAAGCCATTGAGTT CTGGGAAAAGAAGATCCCCCTGCTGCGCCATGGTGTAGAGAAGACCTGGTTGTTTCACGAGATTGGTCGGTGTTACCTGGAGCTTGGTCTCCACAAAGAAGCCAGAGACTACGGTGTCCGTTCTCTTGCTGCGGCCGATGAGATCGCTGATGACAAATGGCATATTAATGCCAATGTGTTAGTGGCCCAATCAGAAA TGAAACTTGGAAATATTGAATCCTGTGTCGCCAGCTTCGAGAGAGCCTTGACCCATGCCAAACTGCAAGAAGACCACTTCCTCACGAATGCTATTCAGAAGGTTCCCGCTCTGTTGTTTTCTGCTTCCATTTCCAAATCATCTGAGTCACATTTTAAGTAA
- the odad4 gene encoding outer dynein arm-docking complex subunit 4 isoform X2 yields MSETEGDAKAPKSRGVFCDLMDLGNVLCRRGDWEKAAESFTTALTLRPDEKNGLVCRSRCYLHMGQFENALRDSEASLNDDKTFCEGLYQKAEALYHMGELEFALVFYHRGQKLRPQMQEFRLGIQKAQDDIVTCINSNTSVKLKMNEDASFLQKDEEKAQPSTSIQPLTEENKDQSQKTLVSEKVTRQLFGEFYSDKKYLENLLKDDGLVKSKTKGGENLQDVIRTYLKYLDTCTDHFNRKKPGKREKQSKPKCSKQRPGAPREPARFLLKSLDDIDAELTSGNAEGSLKKAKEVMEEVQRWSEKVVPDKKEVLGSLHSCIGNALIELGDMDNALEHHQKDLELAVKCNHQEAMSRALDNIGRIYAQIGDFTKAIEFWEKKIPLLRHGVEKTWLFHEIGRCYLELGLHKEARDYGVRSLAAADEIADDKWHINANVLVAQSEMKLGNIESCVASFERALTHAKLQEDHFLTNAIQKALDEAKTQLSR; encoded by the exons ATgtcagagacggagggagacgCCAAAGCCCCAAAATCCAGGGGGGTGTTTTGTGATTTAATGGATTTAGGGAATGTGCTGTGCCGCAGAGGAGACTGGGAAAAGGCTGCAGAGAGCTTCACAACG GCGCTGACTCTGAGGCCTGATGAGAAGAACGGCCTTGTCTGTCGGTCCAGATGTTACCTGCACATGGGGCAGTTTGAAAACGCTCTAAGAGATTCAGAAGCTTCACTCAACGACGACAAGACATTTTGTGAG GGACTCTACCAGAAGGCAGAGGCTTTGTACCACATGGGAGAACTTGAATTTGCGCTGGTGTTTTACCACCGAGGACAAAAGCTGCGTCCACAGATGCAGGAGTTCAGACTGGGTATCCAAAAAGCACAGGACGATATAGTTACCTGTATTAACA GCAACACCTCtgtaaaactgaaaatgaatgaagacGCATCATTTCTTCAAAAAGATGAGGAG AAGGCCCAGCCAAGCACTTCTATTCAGCCCCTGACTGAGGAGAATAAAGACCAGTCCCAGAAAACTCTTGTGAGTGAGAAGGTGACCAGGCAGCTGTTCGGAGAGTTTTACAGTGACAAGAAATATCTGGAAAACCTGCTGAAAGATGACG GCTTGGTAAAGAGCAAGACGAAGGGTGGGGAGAACCTGCAGGACGTCATTCGGACCTACCTGAAATATCTGGACACTTGCACCGACCACTTTAACCGGAAGAAACCTGGGAAACGGGAAAAGCAGAGTAAACCAAAATGTAGCAAGCAGCGTCCTGGAGCTCCCCGTGAACCGGCTCGCTTTCTGCTGAAGAGCCTGGATGACATTGATGCAG AGTTGACCTCTGGAAATGCGGAGGGTAGTCTCAAGAAGGCAAAAGAAGTcatggaggaggtgcagagatGGTCCGAGAAAGTGGTACCCGACAAGAAAGAGGTTTTGGGCAGCCTGCACAGTTGCATTGGGAACGCCTTGATCGAGCTTGGAGATATGGACAACGCCTTAGAACATCATCAAAAAGACTTGGAGTTGGCTGTGAAGTG CAACCACCAGGAGGCAATGTCCCGGGCACTGGACAACATTGGCAGAATCTATGCCCAAATTGGAGACTTCACAAAAGCCATTGAGTT CTGGGAAAAGAAGATCCCCCTGCTGCGCCATGGTGTAGAGAAGACCTGGTTGTTTCACGAGATTGGTCGGTGTTACCTGGAGCTTGGTCTCCACAAAGAAGCCAGAGACTACGGTGTCCGTTCTCTTGCTGCGGCCGATGAGATCGCTGATGACAAATGGCATATTAATGCCAATGTGTTAGTGGCCCAATCAGAAA TGAAACTTGGAAATATTGAATCCTGTGTCGCCAGCTTCGAGAGAGCCTTGACCCATGCCAAACTGCAAGAAGACCACTTCCTCACGAATGCTATTCAGAAG GCTCTTGATGAAGCAAAAACACAACTATCACGATGA